The Dioscorea cayenensis subsp. rotundata cultivar TDr96_F1 chromosome 16, TDr96_F1_v2_PseudoChromosome.rev07_lg8_w22 25.fasta, whole genome shotgun sequence sequence GCCTTGATCGTCTACAAATTCATTACTTTTTTGGTGAGAAATATCCACAGTGGATGTCAGCCAATTCCATCAGTACAGCTCTTCCAGAACTTACTTCTTTGCATTTTGTTCATTGCTCTAACTGGCCTCAGCTTCCCCAACTTGGCCAACTGCCCCAACTCAAGTATCTAAGGATCGAGGGGGCAACTTCAGTTATATCAATCGGCTGTGAATTTCTGGGCAATGGAAAACTTGCAGCCAGTGCCTTCCCTAAGCTTGAATACTTAATGCTCTTGGAAATGACTAATTGGGAGCAATGGTCACTGGTCAGTGGAGAGGAAGACAACGAGATTGAATCTATCAAGATAATACACTTCCCCCGTCTCCAGGAAATTGCCATTTGTGGCTGCCCCAAGCTGAAAGCTCTTCCAAGAGGCTTGAATCATGTGCAAACATTGCTGATTAGAGGAGCTCACAGTCTTTCAAGGATCTCTGATCTACCTACCTTGAGAGAATTGCGAGTCAGAGATTGCCCAATGTTGGACTGTGTTGAAAAGCTTGAGTCTTTGCAGAGCTTGAAGATAACTGATGAAACGGATGATCGTCTCCCTAAATGGCTTATCTCTTTCCTCCAACAACGCAAAATGCATCACAACAATCGATTCCATTTGCATTTGAAGTGCAGTGCCCAAGCATTGAAGGGATGCTTAAAAGGGCGTCCCCAATATTGGTGTTTCCTCCAGCAAGTTCCACGCTTGGAAGCCTATGCAGAGAATGGAAGCATGTATTTAAAGTACACCAAGGAACCATTTTCCTACCAAACCAACCTTGATGAAGACACCACACAACTGGTATGTATCTGACTTTTGAG is a genomic window containing:
- the LOC120279467 gene encoding putative disease resistance protein At3g14460 isoform X2; the encoded protein is MEDLQMLKNLHYLEIDKLEKASKSTAVLLNKPRLKTITLSCTPDSGGCNQQEMNRIVQVFDELCPPPCLDRLQIHYFFGEKYPQWMSANSISTALPELTSLHFVHCSNWPQLPQLGQLPQLKYLRIEGATSVISIGCEFLGNGKLAASAFPKLEYLMLLEMTNWEQWSLVSGEEDNEIESIKIIHFPRLQEIAICGCPKLKALPRGLNHVQTLLIRGAHSLSRISDLPTLRELRVRDCPMLDCVEKLESLQSLKITDETDDRLPKWLISFLQQRKMHHNNRFHLHLKCSAQALKGCLKGRPQYWCFLQQVPRLEAYAENGSMYLKYTKEPFSYQTNLDEDTTQLRRLGG